Genomic DNA from Heteronotia binoei isolate CCM8104 ecotype False Entrance Well chromosome 8, APGP_CSIRO_Hbin_v1, whole genome shotgun sequence:
GAGTCTTTCTGCCCTTTTCTCCTACTCAGagccggcacgtgggagtaggcaaactaggtgattgcctagggtgccagctcccagcaggagcgggttccccctccccgctcgcgctgtccctgagcctccaactggactctgaggggttggaggagctcTCTCGGCTCCTCAGAGCCCTGAAAGAATGGCGCTTCCTGACATCCCCCAAACTCGGCGAGTACCATGGAAGGGAAGTGCCGTGTGGAGATCAGAGGATCTCCCTCGGCCCCTCAAAGTGGCAGCTGGGCTCGAACTCGGGGCACCTGGGCGAGCAGGCTGTGCAGCCACCTGCTCCATTCCTCCTCTTTGTTGCTGGGGCCACATCTGCCCTGCTGCTGCCGGCCTCTCTGATGCTGGCCAAGGGCTTTGCAGcacagcacctcctcctcctgcatgcCACCCCAGCACCAGAGATGCATTTTTCTTTCAATGAAAAAGACACCAAGGTCAGGTTGGTAGCGGCTCAACTCAGAGGACTGGGGGGGATTGAGTGGCCTGGTGCCCACCAGAGACCCCCAACTGCCCCACAGAATCAAGGCATGCTGAAGGTAATGGGAGGACTGAGAGCTTGCAGTGATTGTGATGGGATTGGCAGAGTGGGGTACCAATTTCCTTCTGCCTCCCACAACATCCAGGCTGTAACTATAGCTCCAAGTGTGAAATATGAGAGTAAAGCTGAGAAACACTGGAAGAGGTaaggaaagagaagaaagggCAGAGAAATACACATAAAAACATTAATCTGTGGGAATCAGATCCTTGAATCTATCAAAATCTATTGTTTTAATCTATGATTGTAAGCAACCTTGAGCGCCATAaggaaggcagctaataaatgctttaaataaataaatattgtctacttagactagcagtggctctctagggtctcatgAAGAGGGCTTTCAGATCACCTGCTACTTGgccttgtaactggagatgctgggagacTTGaatcagggaccttctgcatgccaagcagatgcattACCACTGAACCATAGCTATTCCTGTGCATGACTGATAAATGGAGGACTGAAGCTCCCCTGCCCTGTCGGGAAGACCAACCCTACCATCTTAGCTACCTGCACATCTACAATACTGTCATACACATTAAATAAGACAATATTGTACACAGACTATAGACATTCCCAGGACCaatgccaggctttttggcacaCTAAGTGAGGCTACCTACTTACACCTCCTCTCCCCTAACCAGTTGAACCACAGCAGCATTAAATTTGCAAACagtgtcatccagcaagcttccatggcagaatgggagtTCAAATGTGGACtttttgtatgtgtttgtgtAAAGGAAGGCATCACTGACTGAGAATATTAACAGAAGCAGAATCACTTTTatataagaattgcagatttataccccacccttctctctgaatcagagactcagagggcgttttcgcactcacgttcagccggcgcgacccccctcttcaccgcgcaggatctgcgcggatttcgcactaaatgccgcggagcagccggaagagccggaaactcccgtcgcaaaagccgcgcaaacggaaactgctttttggcggtttacgtttgagcggcttttgcgccgggagtttccggtgcaaaacgctgctccgtggcatttagtgcgaaatccgcgcagatcctgcgcggtgaagaggggggtcgcgccggctgaatgtgagtgcgaaaacgcccagagtggcttacaatctgctttatcttctccacccacaacaaacaccctgtgaggtgggtggggctgagagcggctctcacagcagctgccctttcaaggacaactgcaagaactatggctgacccaaggccattccagcagctgtgagtggaggagtggggaatcaacctggttctcccagataagagtccgctgtAACCACCACTATTTGACCCACACATCACAGGCTCATATCTCCTATATAAATTCACTAATGTCATGTCAATAAAGATTCCTTTTTGTAAGTGTGTTTTTCTTTATGTGGTAACAATTGTTACTAATTAAGCGTACACAATCTGACAGTAAGAAATGTAATAAGAAAATAAACCTccctttcttgggggggggggggtgtcagagtCTGGTCTGCATTGCAGAGCTCAGGTAATGGTTACTAAATGATAACACTGTTGCAAAAATGTGACGGGGGGGGGTTCTAGTTTTGATAGACAAAATGTTCTGCCTATCAGAATCTCCTACCTGCATGTCAATGTGGGAGATTCTAATGGATGAGAAAAGTCACACAAAGGGATCCAGAAGAACTGGGTGGAAACCATAGAAATTAGGGACCATTCACTATGCACAGGGGCAAGAGAAGGAACAGATGGGACATATTTTTTGCTAGGTGTAGAATCTTAAGAGTGATTCTGCTCCTTGTGACCTGTTTTTGCAGCACTGCAACCAGGCAACCTTAATGGGGAAACTAGCTCCAGAAGGGGAGGCTAAATTTTGCATATCAGTTTGAGTTAACCAGCCAGTTCTTTGAATACCTGCGGAAAAGATTATTACCTTAAAAGGTGAGATACAACTACAAATATTCATTTAAAAGAAAATCACCCTGAATTAAAGCAGGGGATAGTTTACCCAGCAGAAAATGCCATACTGTAATTCCATGAGGACTTGGGGGATGTTGAGGAAATAATATTTTCACAGGCAACCTTTTCTGATAGTCATTCTAGTCTGCATGCACCTTGTTGACTTTTTAGATTGCTAGACGACTaacaggagtccagcagcactgtAGAGACTAACAAAATAAATATCCCAGTATAAATTTTCTTGAGTgaaagctcacttcttcagatgcatgaaATCGATCAGTTTATAGATGTATACTTCATACTTCTTACGAAGTGAGCTTTCACTCAGGAATACATTTTGTTAGTTTGTGAAGAGACATTTGACTATTTTAACTCAACAAAAACGGCTTTCGTGCGTTTGGGAATATTTCCACACTGGAAGAGAAATGTACCACAGCTTTGACAGGTACCAGTAGCTGCTGCGCCGGGCACAAACAACACACGGCCACGTGACCAGCCGTCAGTGCTTCTGGCGGCACGCTTCGCTCGCCGCTGTTTCTGATGTTTTATTTGGTCAAAGGCTGAGGGGGTCTCCCCTGTCCTGCCTCCTCCTTCTCGAGGCGGCCTCCCCCCTTCCGGCCAACGCCCTCCCATTTTTCCCCACCCAGGGGTAAAGGTGTCCCCCTCCCCTTAAAAGTTACTGCAGCTGAAAGTGTGGGCAGGAATCTCCTAAGGTCCCTAGCCCGAGCAGCTAATTCAAGTCGCACAGCAGACTCCCAGGGCTGGCGGGAAAGGCCGTTTCTCCAGTCTCTCCGCTTTAATTCTGCAATCCCCCTCCCCCGGCCGCATCTTTCTCGCTCTTACTGCTGCTGCGACTTGCATCTCCTCGGCGTGCCTGAGAGACGTGTGggctcctctccttctcctcagcATGTCTTGTCTTTAACTAGCCTTGGCGAGCCCTCCGAAAGGCGGtcgggcgctcccccccccccactagttgGTTTCCATTCCTGAACAGAAGACAGTCTCCCGCCCACCCAGCCCTCCTGCTCTCTCCTCGCATTTccagagccccccttccccattattttccccacacacaccgcCGTCCATTGCTCTATCTTCCGTCCTGGTGCTAAACTGCAAAAagaggaactccccccccccctacagcgGCGGCCACCAGCACCATCCTCGTCGCCACCAGCACCAACCACCACTACcctcgccgccgcctcctcctcctccctttctcttctccttttgGCAGCACCAGGACGTCCGGTGTGGTGGTGctggttgtgctgctgctggctggctagcTGGGGGCAGCAAGGAAACGTGATCGCCTTTTGCAACGACTCCCCGCCGCCTCCGTTTCTTCCAAGGTGCCTTGCAGAGGGGAAAGCACGAGCGACCGTGGAAAAACTCAAGTCTCCGCGAGCACTCACGATGAGCACACGAGGGGAAGGAGCCGGCCAGCCTTCGACTTCTTCCACGGCTGCCCAGGAGCAACCTGCGACCCCGCCGAAGAGGGGACGAGGGAGACCCAGGAAGCAACCACAAGTTAGTAACCCCGCGAAAAGCTAAGAACAGACACAGACCCGCGGCTGCCGGGCGTGCacgtggtcccccccccctccccgcttcggTCTTGCAAACACGCCGCGGAGCCGGGCATTGGCAGCGTGGCTGGGTGCAGATACCTAGATGCGTGTGGCGAGTGCAGCTAGTGTTGTGGCGGTGGCGGTGGCAGACCGGGTGGCGGGGGTCCACTTGCTTGGTTCGGACGGCATTGCACAGGCGGGCAGGGGGGGAGAAAATCTGAGCGCAGAAATCCCTGTTGGCAGGCGGaggttattgtgtgtgtgtggtgggtgcGCGCTcgtttgtttctttttaaaaggcccAAACTTCCCTTGGCCTTTCGCTATTGTGTTGCCAGGACAAAGGTTTATTTCACACTAGAACGAGGAgcagcctccgatcccagcagccAGCGCTTGGTGGGACTTTCGAGGAGATTTTAAATGTGTGTGAGTGAAAGAAAGATTAGAAATTGGGGCTGTCCTTGCTATGTCTCAatctcctctgtgtgtgtgtgtgtgtgtgtggagctgGTCTTTCAGAGGCTGCTGCCGCCCGCGGTCCTGCCCAGCCTCGCGGTTTatgattgctcccccccccccccccccagttcgaAGCCGGGGTTCCAAACAAACTCCCCAGTTGCATGAACAGAGGCGTCTCCATTGTCGGCTGCACGCCTGCACTGCATCTTGTACAACTGTTGGCCCTTTTCTCTGGCAACTCGGTCTAGGCTTTGGAGAAAGGATGGTTCTTGGTGACTCTTGACTTGGGGGCTGCGAGCGAGGTCAGTCCCCTCCCCTTGGCATTTTCCTGAACCCCAGTGTGCCTACTGGTGTTTACTCGCTGCTGTAGTCATTAGGTGTGATGGAATTCTGGCTCTTTAGCTTCACATGGCAGTGTAAGATCCAGAAACGCTTTGTACTTTTTCAAAGTAAACAGGCCAGCGGGGGCACCAGGGGTTTTCTCTactcccctcctccccttagAGTGATTTTCTTTTTGTCTGCGGATGCAACCAATTAAGTTTGAAATTGCATCGCGGCAGAGCCTGCATAGGTAAGCTGCATAGTGGagggttttttgtattttttcgGCAGTGATTTCCATTTCCTCGGAAGTAACGATTGGTAGTGGGGATTGCCTACAACGTGCACTTTAAACTGACTTCCGCgagctttaaaaaaagtttgcttCATTCATTAGCGTCAAACCACTTCCTTCAGAGCAAATCAAATGATCAACAAACCTATCTGGATTTCGAAATGCAAAACACCTCGAAAGGGTCCCCTTAAGCTTAGGTCGAGGGGAGGGCGAGCACCGACTGAGTCCTCACCCCTACCCCTCCTTTGCAGCCGAAGTGCAATCAAATACCTTTGGGAAACTACAGAGTTTTGAAGTCTCCCGCCTCTGCTGCATTACTTTTGTTGAGCTATCGCGATCACAGTGCTGCTTTCTTCAAATAATCTTTCCCAGCGCCGCCTGTACCAGCTTGTTTTTGCAAAAAAGAAATGAAGAGGGGGTTGTCCTGTTAAATTCGACAACGGAGTGTTTAGAGTTTCAGGGGACTGCGTAGAAACTGCCCCCCTCCAGTATACAAAATTGTTGCTGTTGTAAAGTTATTGTGTAAATTAAgttcccttcccaccccaaaaGAGTTTACCAATCTCAAGATTTTTAAAAGTCGTTTAAATTAACAAAGAGCATGTAATTAGTCCTTTCACATCCTGTAATTCAAATGAAATGTTCAGTTTTTGGAACTGGATGTGGAATCCCCCCTTTTAGTACATATGATTCACTGAATAAATACTTGAAATCTGAAAACTTAAATCATATCCATTTAAATGACTCTTATTTACCATCAAACATAGAAGCCATGGAGAGAAGCTAAAACAATTGCTGCTCTTGTACAGTTGAAGGAGCTTGAATCCCAAACACCTTTTACATTGTTTTTTCTCTTGCCAGGATATGCTATAGACTACACCCTCTCCACCCACACAAAATATATAAAATTCCATTAGGTTAGACAAAATGGATGTAAAATGAAAGCAACAGGCCATGGCAAATTCCCTTCGTAACATGAGGGAGATACCTACTTTTTACTTTATCAAAGTATTTTTGTCTAATCTCTTATATGATTACAAAAGCAAGTAATTGGGTGCATTTCAGTTAAATCCTGAATAATcagaattacaaaaaaaaaaatcacctttgtTAAATAAACTTGCTTGGAATGATGCTTCCCCAGTGTCAGGATGTAAAAACTTGGCCTAGGGTGTAAAGAAGGGCCATTTTAGTTAATGGACACCCTCATAGGTTATTTAATTCTCTTTATTTTCTTTCAGTGGATCACTCAGTGACATAGATGGGTTTTGTGGATGTTAAGTGCTGTAGTGTTTTCTTAGGATCTTTGCCACAATAGCATGTTGTGTTTTTTTGCCCATCTGTCTTTAGGAACCTGCTGGAGAGCCATCTCCTAAAAGACCAAGGGGAAGACCCAAAGGGAGCAAAAACAAGAGTCCCTCAAAAGCAGCTCAAAAGGTGAGCTTCCTTCAGAGCAGGGCATTTGCTTACATTACCATCCACTCATCAGGCACTAGCCAAAGGATTTCACTTATTTAACCTTTGAACCGCAGGGGTTTGTGCATTTTAATAATATTTAATGCAGGAGTGCTACAGGAGGTTCTTGGACATGTGAGGGCAGTTTTCCTACCTTTTGGGAAAGAAACACAATTCTTTGTATGTACCTTTAAGCAGTTTTGCTTCCAGGATTGTGTGTTCTGGAAGAAATAAAGTTTCAGCACTGTGAAATTAATGTTTAATAATAAAGATCTTACAACCTTATGTGTCTTATGCCCAGGCTATCTGGTAGAGATGGCTGTTTTTGCTGAATGTGTTCTTAGGCAATGATGTAATGATAGAAATTAGAATGCTTCTAAAATGTGATTAGAAATTACTGCTCCAGCCTGCCTTTCAGTATTCAGTGATCAGTTGAAAGGAGACCTTAGAAAGAGAGAACTTTTGAACCATCATTACAATTTGAACACTGATAGTGGATAAGGACTAATAGATCTCTCAGTGACATAATTTTTGTccccatttttgttttgttttgtgaagCTTTAAAGCTAAAACTGGGAGGTGAGAACTTTTATTTAAGTGTACAAATGAGACTTGaaatacaagaagaagaaaaatacttGTTGCCTTAAGAAACAGTTGTACTTAGTTTTGGAAATAAATACAGGATTCATGTTTCTATAGATAAGTTACACAGTAGTTAGCATCAGCACTATTAATATGTAAGTACTGTGTTGAAAACAAGATCTTTCCAAGTCTAGAAGTCAGTTTTAATGCTGATGTATATTCTGCTGTTTGTGAGATACTTCTTGAAAGATGATTATGGTGCTTATAATGATAATTAATTTTTCAATAGGGTTCTTTGGTCTGTGGGAATAGGTCCTTTCTGTTTGTATTAAATTACCACAGCAACTTATAATAAAATGTTATTTAAGGTCTGCCTATGGTTTTGTGCCTCTCTTCTTTTCAGTCTTTTGaataaaaatggaagaagcccTTTTAAAAATCTGTCCTTTTGTTTTGCAACTGATGTTAAAAACATATCTTCAGTCAACAAAGTGATATGTCTTTTTAACTAGGTATTTAATAATCTCAACCTCCCTTTATGTAGCTTTAAAGCCATGTTTAAAAACAAGATATAAAactgaagctttttaaaaatatcaaacTATCACTGTTGTGAATATTTAAATGCTCAAGCAAAAATAATTTCTAGGGGTAGTCTTTGTAATATACATGTAAAGTTACATAGGCAGCAAAGATATATAAATATGTGTATACTTAAGCAGTATACACACCATATTTACTGAGAAGTGCAACTAATTCATTTCAGTGGGACTTCCTTGAAGAGCAAGTATGCTAAGGATATGTAGGAGTATTAAATAATATACACTTCCATGTTTTTAAACATAAGGTTGGTGATGGCTATAGAAAGGTAATCTGATTAGTGCATTGTCTGAACTTTCAGAGATCACCAAGTACCTGCAATAATTGAGAGAAAAATTTGACACCATAGTTCATAATGAAATTTGATTAATGGCCCAGATCTTTACTATTAAAATCATGCTTCTAAAAAGTTGGacttgttatttctcttctaggTGATAACTGCTGTTCCACTGGGTAGACGTCCACAAGGTGCTCTTTTGTGGCTtttccattgaaatgaatggtaATGGTACAAAAGTGCATTTTTAAGAAACATCTGTGTTATTGTATGAGACCGATTCATTTCAGTGGAACCCATGCAAGAAATTCCACATGTCTCTTGTAGGTAAATATTTAGTAGGTTTTTCATAGGTAAATAAACTCATCCTAAATGCCCATACTCAGGAAATTTATTTCAGTATATATATTATAAGATAATTATTGCTACCACTTTTAAAAGTGGCAGCTATTAAGTATGTGCACATGGTAGTAAGTTTCTGGTAATTGTTTATGCATGGATGAATGCCTGGATCTTTTACATTGTTGTCCCATTCATCTGAGTAGAGGCAACAGATTTGTCTGTATAGAAGCAAATTCATCTGTTGAATTGTGATAAATGTAAAAATCTTGCTTGCGGGAAGGCTCCACATGTAAACcattaagaacttcctgtaagAATTATTTAGGTGATGCCAAAGCAAAATCTTCACTGGATGCTATAACATCACACCCTTAGTTGTAGTTTGGTTAATCGAAAAATTTGCTAATTCCTTTTTATAGGTTCATGGTttggtggtgctggtggtgggAGAAATGCTAACTTTTGAACCTAATCGGTTCTATTTATAACTTTCTTGGGTGTGTTtattaaatcattttaaaatgtcCAACTTCCAGAGCAGTGCTTGTCAGCTCTGGCCATCTTACTCATAAATGTGGCAGCTCTATGTGTGGTGAAAAACTGTTGGAATTCTTGGAGTATAATGGGtggcctctttttttaaaaaataaactaatTGAAATGTATTTATGCACACAGTGTGCAAGATAAGCGTGCACCACTAGAATTCACAGAGATCTAAGAAGGCACTCATGATTAATTGGTCAGGTATTCTCTTGCAAACTTTTTTTGCAAATTTTATGCACCCTAAATACAAATGTATTACACCATTGCCAGAGAATAGTGAAATATGTACACAAGTAGCTGGATTTTGTTTTGTTATAATTTAGAAGCAAAGTCCTTCTAAAATCTGTTGGGATTGTCCTGGGATGGGGATTGTAATGTGTATTTAAAATTTCCTGGTgcatagtgattttttttttttacttgcatGGCTTATGTTTGGATTTAGAAAGCTAGCCTGAGGGCATTTGAAAACAAACTGAGCTTGTTAGAAAATTAGCAGTGTGAAACTTGACAATACATACAGAATGCAGCAGGGCCAACTAAGCAGCTTATTTCATGTCTATTACTCAGATTCCATGGACTGGGCTAATAAAAAAGAACCCTATACAAACCCAAATGGATTTATAAGCTACAAACATGACTTTGAAAAAGATGTTGAGGCTATGCAAAAATTGTAGTAAGAGACAACAGGCacctgtgttgttctgaagcagtagaacaaatggACTCAGCATTTGTTCTACCTGAATTTCGTACAATATTCATATTCAGATGCCTATGCTGAACACTAACTGTCTTGCTGGTGAAATAGGTCAGTAGCCCATTAAAGGAAGAAACAGACTACGTCTTTAAAATATTGTTGTATTTTCCCATTCTGCATGCGCTATCACTCATAGTAGCCACAATCAGAGTTTAAGGAAGAAGCTTAATTATCAAGTATAGGCTCCATCTGTGTTCCAGGCCACCATGGCTTCTAGAAATTTAATTTTGGCACGTAGTATTTTCAGCAGTGACTTTGTTGCAGCATCTCTTGACAGTTCTCAGTGGAAACACAAAAGGTTGGATCCAGACAGTTTTTCACTAGTGAACAAGGGAGAAAGGTCTCCATTAACCACTAAAAAGGCTATATTTAGGATAATGGGACATGGCTTAATACAACTAAAAGCTTATTTATAATTTTGCATCAGAATATTTTCTTGTCACCACATCAGCGTCTGGAAGCGGCAGGGCGGATGCGAAgcgacttgactgtgtgaaagcaccaagccatcccaagcagcttctgcctcccccccaccttaaAAACTGTATGAGCTGTTGGGAGCGCATGAGCACTTGAGCACTTAACTTGTTGGGGAAAGAAAGAGCCGTccggcttctgaggcacctccacATCCGGAGGCACCTGGCCGCCTGGCAGATGGGATGCAGGCACTTTGCTGGGGAGCGTGCAGAGGcttcgggatggctctttttgagccaaccCAATTCGGGATGCCTCCCAGCTgccccaaactgcccgtctgttatcaccctatgAGTGGGCTAAGTGTCCATCTGGACATAAGATGAAGCAGTTATTTGACTTTTCAAAATATGCTGATCTGCATAGATCTGTTTCCCCCCATGCTGGTTTGATTGTGATTATTCATTTTTTGGCTACTTAATTTCCATACATTTCATATAGTTGCCCACCTATATCAAAGTTGCACAGCAGgatggaatgttttaattgtaattgtattttattggttttaaactgtaattataaatgtctgaactgactgttagccgccctgagtgcacttgcggagagggcagcttagaaatttaaagtaataaataaataatgtttaaagaaagcaaaaaaatatGTTTGTTTAAAATTTTGTCTGACCTTTTCACAatgctcaaagcagtttacaaaataTAAACATACGCATTTTAAAAGATAGTTTAGcatgtaaaatacattaaaactgcAGCACTATCCTTACTAGCTACCAAAGATATTCAATAGTTATTTCCATTAAAGGCACATAGAAATAATGCTGCTTTATGCTGTTTATGGAAGGAAGAGAGTGtaggagggcctgtaaaacaaccctcttccggttggcatataattaattgtgatcggaatgcctgaatattaaatctcgaacatcagattattgaatactggaaaatttgaaagactgatttaaggaaacgtagcatagtgtatatcgatgcgagttttatgtatttttaggtttttatgtattttattgtataattattaacgtatttaaattgatttttgttagcttttttctgttgtaagccgccctgagcccgcctcggtggggagggcaggatataaatcaaaataaataaataaataaataaataaataaataaataaaataggagcTTTCTATAATATATCCGGCAGGCTGTTCCAAAGTGTAAGTGCTGCCACTGAGCACTATGGGCTGTAGCTGAGCAGACATGAATAGAGGGGACTGTCAGAAGTGAGGCAACTAATGTCATTAGCTGGCACACAGAAGCTTTATcagctaggggtggccaaactggctcaggaaccacatgtgactctttcacacatattgtgtgactcttgaagcccccactgccccgttggctggcttggagaaggcatttatttctttaaatcacttctccaaggcaagctggctggcagcttggagaatgcatttaaagttaaagttgctttctttccacctctcccctatctccctcccttctctcaaacatctaatgttcaggtcttgtggctctcaaacatctgactttttttCTATGTGgttctttaagcaagtttggccaccactgttaTAGGGAGAGATGATCCATTAGGTATACAAGTCACAGGATGTGAAGAGTTTTAAAGATAACAACCATCACTTAGAATTATGCCTGGAAACAAAAAGGGAAATAAAGCTGCCAAACCACAGTGTTGTATGATCATATGGACATAAACCAGTCAGCAATCTAGCAGcagcattttgtaccagctgaagtttccaaatcGTTTTCATGTATAAtgcattacagtaatcaagccATGAGGTTACAGTGGCATGTATCAGTGCAACATTGCTTCCTCTGACTTACTTAGAGAATTGGACCATCGCACCATTGGTTTGAGTTGATGGTAACCCTGTACAATCAGCCTCCCTGTCAGCATCATCTCTGTTTTTCCTGGATTCAGTTTCTACTTGTTTTTGCTTACCCATCTGGCCACTACTTCCAGATATTAGCTTAACACTGAGACCTCTGCTTCTTGTGGCTTAGATAAAAAGATGTCTCATTGGGTAGCATCTGCATATTGATAACAACACCTAACCCTGATGTTCCATGTGATCTCAGCTAAAGGACACACGTGGATGTTGAAGAACATTGTTGAACAGATTTGTTCCTGAAGGATATGAAATAAATGCCTACTGGATAATATATTGATTGTAAACATTATGAGTGGATCTGAAATCAGAAATACACAAATGTTTTGCATGCTCTGTCTATGTGGAAGCAAAATATTTTTCAAGATTCTAACCACTTTTTATTCTAGCGTATCGAAACTGTGTTTGATGGTCTTTAGAACTGTTCCTGTATAATGCAATACAAATtataacagccattttcttcagacaCTAAACCAGAGAAGATACTTAGGCAACCTCTTTTTCTAAAATTATGTGACAATTGTAATCATTTGCATGGATGTCCACTGCTGTTTGCTTCTAAAGAAGCACttttaaatgttaattttttaaaatgtttgaaatGTTAGGTGTCTATAAACATTCTTTCCATTTGTACTTCCTACTGTTTGCTGGAGTGCATcacatttaaaatgttatatCATGTCAGGTCACATGCCAATATTTATCATAACCAGAAACAATTTGTCTTACTCTTGAAGAGGAGACTCAGAAAAAAAAAGAGGCCAAGGAGTGGCCTGGTTAAATATATATACTTAAGGAAGCCCAGTGTTCAGAGAATGATTTGTAGAATGTTGGGGTTCAGTTCAGATGCACAATACGTGTTTAAAATGTATTGCTTACTTGGTTCTACTGTATTTCCACAGTGAGCTAGTGGTATTTCTTATAACAGTCAAAAAAGTACTTGTGTAGGTTTTAGACATAGATTTTACCTACAGGGATTCCTTTTTAAATAGTACAAGAAATAAATTAGCCATATACAGAAGTAATTTCCTATCTGGACTTCTGTAGTCCTTCCTATCAGAGACTTCTGTAGTCTCTTCAAAAGATCCTTTGTCCATCTGGCAGTGCAGTCCTAATCAGAATTACACCCTTTTACTCCAAAGAGGAGaaactgcttaggatggcattgttaaCTTCTGGTGAGATATTACATAGGTATATAAGTGCTgttaagttgcaaccaacttttGGTGACCACAGCAAGGGTTTTTTGA
This window encodes:
- the HMGA2 gene encoding high mobility group protein HMGI-C isoform X2, producing MSTRGEGAGQPSTSSTAAQEQPATPPKRGRGRPRKQPQEPAGEPSPKRPRGRPKGSKNKSPSKAAQKKAGATGEKRPRGRPRKWPQQVVQKKPAQEQAEETSSQESAEDD